A genomic region of Eucalyptus grandis isolate ANBG69807.140 chromosome 5, ASM1654582v1, whole genome shotgun sequence contains the following coding sequences:
- the LOC104446457 gene encoding cysteine-rich receptor-like protein kinase 10, giving the protein MGCCCRSLSVLHHLATSTIIERCPGQKEAIIWYDECLMRYSNRSFFSMMETTPVKFIVNPAGISATFNRIVEQTFDNEDFAAKVTDLARNITDLEISSERLYATKDINVSSSVTLHELAQCTPDIANWACKSCLLSAIKEFPIVLSYKRGGARILQPSCNIRYQMTYGGEPNGQAPAPSTTNKTSTESGSEGVKRYPRIAIVSSVIGAGLLIIIMGLCIFLKRTKRWKKEKENSQEVQLLHLRREIGEEFSKERTRGEKLVASQELSLIQLDIIRAATQNFSNECKLGEGGFGPVYRGTLADVKEIAVKRLSRTSGQGLIEFKNEVILIARLQHRNLVRLLGCCLEEHEKLLIYEYMPNKSLDVFLFDSTMGQSLDWKMRMNITFGIARGLLYLHEDSRLRIIHRDLKASNILLDGEMNPKISDFGMARIFGVNQDEANTNRVVGTYGYMAPEYAMQGLFSVKSDVFSFGVLLLEMISG; this is encoded by the exons ATGGGATGTTGCTGCCGATCTCTGTCAGTCCTGCATCATTTAGCTACCAGCACCATCATAGAAAGATGTCCAGGACAGAAAGAGGCGATCATATGGTACGACGAGTGTCTCATGCGCTACTCTAACAGATCGTTCTTCTCTATGATGGAGACAACACCGGTTAAATTTATTGTCAACCCTGCGGGCATTTCAGCTACCTTCAACAGGATTGTGGAGCAAACTTTTGATAACGAGGACTTTGCAGCGAAAGTGACAGATTTGGCTAGGAATATCACGGACTTGGAAATTTCCTCAGAAAGATTATACGCGACCAAAGACAttaatgtctcaagttcagTGACCCTGCATGAGCTTGCACAGTGCACCCCTGACATAGCAAACTGGGCCTGTAAGAGTTGCTTGCTTTCGGCTATCAAAGAGTTTCCTATCGTTCTTAGTTATAAAAGGGGAGGTGCGAGAATTCTTCAGCCAAGTTGTAATATACGGTACCAAATGACCTACGGTGGGGAACCTAACGGACAAGCACCAGCACCTTCTACAACAAACAAAACCAGCACTGAGTCCGGCAGTGAAG GGGTCAAACGATATCCACGGATTGCAATAGTTAGCTCAGTAATTGGAGCGGGGTTACTAATAATCATCATGGGTTTGTGTATATTTTTAAAGAGGACAAAGAGATGGAAGAAAG AGAAGGAAAACAGCCAAGAGGTTCAGTTACTTCATCTAAGACGAGAAATCGGAGAAGAGTTTTCAAAGGAAAGAACTCGAGGAGAAAAGCTGGTGGCTTCTCAAGAATTATCTCTCATACAATTAGACATTATACGTGCGGCCACACAAAACTTCTCCAATGAATGTAAACTTGGGGAAGGCGGGTTTGGCCCCGTGTACAGG GGCACATTGGCAGATGTAAAAGAAATTGCAGTTAAAAGGCTTTCAAGAACCTCAGGCCAAGGACTTATCGAGTTTAAGAACGAAGTGATCTTGATTGCTAGACTACAACACAGGAATCTTGTTCGATTATTAGGATGCTGCTTGGAAGAACACGAAAAACTCTTGatatatgaatacatgcccaacAAAAGCCTGGATGTCTTCCTTTTTG ATTCAACTATGGGGCAATCTTTAGACTGGAAGATGCGCATGAACATCACATTTGGAATAGCTCGGGGGCTTCTATATCTACATGAGGATTCTCGCCTAAGAATTATCCATAGGGATCTAAAAGCTAGTAATATTTTACTAGACGGCGAGATGAATCCAAAGATATCTGATTTCGGAATGGCAAGGATCTTTGGTGTAAATCAAGATGAGGCCAACACAAATAGGGTTGTTGGAACATA TGGATACATGGCACCGGAATATGCGATGCAAGGGCTATTTTCTGTTAAATCAGATGTCTTCAGTTTTGGAGTTCTCTTGCTAGAGATGATCAGCGGATGA